From Cygnus atratus isolate AKBS03 ecotype Queensland, Australia chromosome 1, CAtr_DNAZoo_HiC_assembly, whole genome shotgun sequence, the proteins below share one genomic window:
- the ICOSLG gene encoding LOW QUALITY PROTEIN: ICOS ligand (The sequence of the model RefSeq protein was modified relative to this genomic sequence to represent the inferred CDS: deleted 1 base in 1 codon), whose product MEPRGCGFLLLSLHILRAVTALEEKIVISKLGDNATLSCIYPGKEFSLNNLRVYWQIDDVQEQCSVVHALISGQDNESEQCIHFKNRTQLLWDRLGDGDFSLLLLNVSQSDERKYKCVVLQTNEYTKVVHQAQVVLSLAASYSQPILSGPVRNSNSAGEEVTFSCSSDNGYPEPNVYWINRTDNRRLLPSELNITLHADGTYSVLSTLKVKATSDMQIECFIENKRLQENISANYTQEKQKNGSNTESHKDLEKSGRGAQAAGIISIVILIALLAVLICWLWKHRSSKLVSYTDVQPNEDNRKLNSPV is encoded by the exons TTACTGCACTGGAGGAGAAGATTGTTATCAGTAAACTTGGAGATAATGCTACACTGAGTTGCATTTATCCAGGAAAAGAATTCAGCTTAAATAATCTACGGGTATACTGGCAAATAGATGATGTTCAAGAGCAGTGTTCAGTAGTACATGCGCTGATCTCCGGTCAAGACAATGAAAGTGAACAATGTATTCACTTTAAAAACAGGACTCAGTTATTGtgggacagactgggagatggcgat ttttctctgctactACTAAATGTCAGCCAGAGCGATGAGCGCAAGTACAAATGTGTAGTGCTGCAGACAAACGAATATACCAAAGTAGTTCACCAGGCACAAGTGGTTCTCAGCTTAGCAG ctAGTTACAGCCAACCAATACTCAGTGGACCAGTAAGAAACAGTAACAGCGCTGGAGAAGAAGTGACTTTCAGCTGCAGTTCTGACAACGGGTACCCAGAACCAAATGTTTACTGGATAAATAGAACAGACAACAGGCGCTTGCTTCCATCAGAGTTAAACATCACCCTCCATGCCGATGGCACTTACAGTGTTCTTAGCACACTGAAGGTTAAAGCAACTTCTGATATGCAAATAGAGTGcttcatagaaaataaaagactgcaGGAAAATATATCAGCCAACT acacacaggagaagcagaagaatggTTCTAATACAGAAAGTCACAAAGACCTGGAAAAAAGTGGACGAGGTGCTCAAGCAGCTGGCATCATTTCTATTGTCATTCTGATAGCTCTTCTAGCTGTGTTAATCTGCTGGCTGTGGAAACATCGGTCCTCCAAACTAGTGTCATACACAG aTGTCCAACCAAatgaagacaacagaaaacTCAACt